The genomic region ttattGTTGATGCAAATGTAACAGCATAGATTGCaataattatagttgtgttatttacactaaaccagtgtcttgtttttaagcttagagggcagtaaaatcacaagtGGCCTATTGTTAATTTGCACGtttgtattcaaagtgaagcgcTCAGTGTGCTGATACTGAATTTACAAGTAAACCagtttttaaacagaaaacaacaattgtcatttttcaaatcaatcaaaactcaataaataaaataaaatagtattaaaataatatatgtatatatatatatatatatatatatatatacatatattataataaaaataaaaaaataataaaaaatactcaacactatttagatatgtatatgtatatatatggaaaaaattatttctttaatatgttaaaatgtgggtttttttctctgcacacTATTGGGGGCCCCAGGCAGCAGTTTAATTAGCTTTGGCCGGCTCTGCCCCCATTCATTCACAGCCACTAGGAGCAACATGAGGTTGCCCAGGAATACATCACAACCTGGACCTGAgaagttgtgtttttggctgcagcataactcaaaaagtaaagggcAGATACGGAATATGTTCCCTGGGGATGTGGattatggcccaaggaagaaatcTGTTTGATTTGACTGTGGATGAATTAGACACAGTCGGAAACTGAACCGGCCTTGAGGGAGGTTTGTGTCTCTCAACCCTCAACAGTGAATTGCCTCATGTCACTGTATTGATAAGGATGTAAATACCAGGAAAAGGGTTGAATTGttagaggagcagaggagaggagtaaAACCTACTCACCAAGTGTCACTTTGCTGGATTCTGATATCATGACAACATCATGAAAGGTGCATCCTCTGCCCTGACATCCCTCACACACACCCCCGTCACTACAGCCTCTCCCCGTCACCGTTGAGATTCTGGTTTCCGTCATGGCAACGATGAACATATCCTGCTTCTCCCCATTCTCAGTTTCAGTTGGACaaacctcctccttctcctgctccttctcctcctctacaGCCCCAtcctcccttcccttcccttcctgCGCCTCATCCTCGCACTCCCTCTTCATCTCCATGGTGAAATGGAGAGAAGTGGAATCCTTGAAGAAGGGAAACAATATGTCTCCATTGCTGGGAGGCTGCTCCTTGATCTTCGTCTTGCTCGCCTTGCTCGCCTTGTGCACAGTCTGATGTGAACGGGCAGAAGAACACCGGCGTTGATTAGAAATGTCTTTTTGCGTCAACCACACGAGCACACGTGTACATGAAGACACATTATGGTCAGAAGGATCATGGGGGACTTGCGTTTGCAACCTTATAGAACAggtttatgtgtatatgtttaaaataacatgacGTTTTAATTAATGTCACAAGCTTTgggaaataattcatttaattactCTTGTCCTGATTTATACAGTGATTTGGGTCACTAtggtttgccatctttaaaaagtgagagTCTGTATAggaagtttgggaaacaatgcTTTATGGTACAGGATAAAAGTTAATCAGGGTACTCGGAAAACTCTCTGGCCTTATGTTGTAGAGTTCATATTAATCATCGGAAAAAaggttatattatataattgCTGTTATTGTTGCTTGTGGAGTTAGACAACCAAAATATATAAAGTAATATGATATTTTACTGTTATtcataatgattttattgttcTTTGGTGGCAGGTCAGTTTGACTCCAACTAAAAGGCCATTAAAGCTAACACAAAAGCAAAAGTTTGTCCAATTGttaaatttgttgttgtttttttaccatgtaGTTCAAGATTCCAGAGTTATATTCGTCATATGCACCGTTACACTCATATGACACACAATGAAATGTAATCCTGAGTCgagaagtcagaattctgagattaaagtcagaattctgagaataaagtcccattctgagattaaagaaaaagtcagaattctgagatccatgtcagaattctgagattaaagaaaaagtcagaattctgagatccatgtcagaattctgagattaaagaaaatcagaattcagagattacagtcacattctgagattaaagaattctgagattaaagaaaaattcagaattctgagattaatgtcagaattctgagattaaagaaagtcagaattcagagattacagtcacattctgagattaaagaattctgagattaaagaaaaattcagaattctgagattaatgtcagaattctgagattaaagtcatattcTGCGATTAAAGAATTTTCACTTTGAGATTAacgaaaaaagtctgaattctgagattaaaatcacattctgagattaaagaaagtcagaattctgagattacagtcacattctgagattaaagaattctgagattaaagaaaaagtcagaattctgagataaatgaaagtcagaattctgagattaaagtcagaattctgagattaaagtcagaattccgagattaaagaaatgtcagaattctgagatcaaaataagaattctgagattaaagttgcactctgagattaaagaaaattttgaattctgagattaagacACATTctgagatgaaataaaaagtctgatttctgatcttttttctcagaattcatttATATTGTCCATAGCTATAGTTAAATTAATAGTCTCTTCACTATGTAATGAAAACTGTTGTCTCACTTATGAATAAACCTTATGACACATAGTGTAggttagaaataaaaaaaagtaaaaagtctaaaaaccataaaaaccaAGGAAGCCTTGATGAACTCACCAGCATTGGATTCCCCTCAGCTAACATTTGTGCCAAGTCTTTAGGTGGGAGACCTCGCAGGTCCATGCCGTTTATCTGAATCAGTTTGTCTCCTTTCCTGCCATAGTTTGATACGTTGGAACCGTTATGAACGACACAATATTGAAATGGTAACACTTCATTTTGATTATACCCTAGCTAACCAGTAGTAACTAGCTGCCAGTAGATTATAATCCAGCCCCTACACAAAAGGACCTGTTGACTATAACTAGTATTTTTAATTAGTTATTAACCATCATTTCACTAGTTCTCTGTAGACTGTGTCCACGTACTTCTGCTTCGTCCTGTCGGCTGAAAAGTTAACAGGTTCATGTCACAGGAATGATCAATTCTATGTTGATTATCTGTGGACAATATGTTTATTATCATGTAAACATCAAATCTTAGATTACTTGACATTTAGTTGTTAATTTGTTGACAGTCATCAGAATATTAGTAGGGAAACTACACTTGAATGTAATGAATTACATGATCCTGACACACACAATGGAAAACAGTAGAGAGTCAACAACGGACTATCACAATAAAGTGATaccatttatattttacatttctgtaactCGAGGAATCATTTCAAATCTAATTCATGTTATATAAACTCAATGtttatattgttgtgtttagagctgcaactaacgattattttcataatcgattaatctgtcgattattttctcgattaatcgatgaattgtttggtccataaaatataagaaaaccttaaaaaatgttgattggtgttcgtcaaacctggaaattatgatgttctcaaatgtcttgttttgtccacaaaccaaaatgattgacttttaatgattaatttgttatccagagcaaagaaatgaagaaaatattcatatttaagaagcttaaacaatcagaaatcttgttttaatcatgaaaaaagcttcaaaccgaagaatcgattatcaaaatagttgtcgattaatttagtaatcgattaataatcgattcatcgattcatcggttcAGCTCTAGTTGTGTTATATATAAACCCAATTTGTAGGTATGTCTTACTACAAAGTGGTGTTATAGAATGACACAGGCTGAGcaatacagaatataaacatttttgctttgtctttatttgtgttCCCCTATTTTTTGgttcttaaccctttaaaacctaagcctcaaaatgtccgcctggactatatataaatactttgttactgtagtTAAGTACAATATTCACGTATCcgtactttactttgtttatattaatatttttagcaacttttacttttactccactgcatttcctctaactatctttgttaatgtgttactaccaaataaaatcggaagaaaaaaaatagaaagagttggtattatggtctgtatttatatagagcttttctagtgttgatgagctgctttactcAATTTTGCAggatttgaacccacaaccttccttCACCCTACCACAGAGCCACCGtgactcaatcctaactcctcacctttttaaaactttgacttctaaaacattttatatcagaaaagtacagtaaatatcatataCTTCAAGACTTTTACTATAgtttaatattataaaaaagtcacTTCAACTTCATGTCAGTCATGTTCTGGTGAGATACTGCTTATTTACAAAGTGTatcaacagtttaaaatgaagacttggattttacagttttacttagaaaagtacaagtacatgGACAAGCGATATTGGCACtggcgatacgctcggtgttaaagggttaattgaCCAGACTTTTGATTGGAATCAAATCCTGGTCACTCGAGGGTCACTAACTGTTATTTCTTTTACATGTGGACTTAACTGTATGTCATTtctgttatgttgttttttgcttatatctttttgtcatttatgaACAAAAGGAACTATTCTGGAGACCCTACATTTCTACATCACGACACACTGTGTCATTACATTCATCTGCGTTACGGGCAGCGAGAACATGTGGACTAAATCAAGTCAGTGTCTGATCAACAGTGACGGATACATACCTGACAAATATTTTTTCTCCACATGCTTTCGTGGGCTTCATCACCTTTTCCACTTCATAATGATGCTTCCCTTCATGGATCTTGTGGATGACAATCACCCCACCGTGAACCCTGGAGTCctgacaagtaaaaaaaaaaaaaaacaacaggtaaaCAAACTAACTATAAATGAGAAATATCATCCAATGCACAAAGTGATATAATTCCTGATGTGATAAATTGTATAACCCACTTCCAGATCCATGGTAAGTGCTCGCTGTCTTAAAACTGAAGACTAAAGCTGACACCAGGCACAGAGGCAGGTTTTTAAAGCCGTGTGGTTCGGTGGTTCTACTTAGTATGAATCAAAGGGGAAGTAAAGATGATGGGACACATGGTGCCACTTCGTCAGAAAGAAGAAGTAAAATATGCAGAAACAAGGTAGAAACTGAATAGTACGAGGAttttattgaatgaaactcGAACCGAGTATCAACTGAATATGAAGGCCGACAAACAAACTTTCTTCTATTTACGATTACTTCTTGCTTTTGAAGTGAAGCAATGTCACTGTCCGTTATGAAGATTTTGAACAAAGAGGAAATATTACAACTGTCACTTTTATAATAGGTTATAACAGCGACATGGGAACCACAGGAAGAAAATTACTTCCTCTGTATCAGTCGAGAGTGAACAATATACAATACctgttttttatgttatttatttctgttactTGAGGATAATTAACATTTCATTGACAATCTGTTACATCAGTTTCCCCATTGGataatatgtactgtatatatgtaggTTTGTTTCTCTATATCAGAGGTGTAAAACTAGATTGTATATACagcaatattttaataatagtattaataagacattcagttgTAATTATCACactattaaatgtattacattcaacatttatttacatatattagAAAAGCTTCttcaatgttttaattacagttgtacGGAGCCGATAAAGGGAAATGGGCAAAAAAATTggaggttgaaaaaaaaaaaaactgtacttttGCGAGATCTTGCAAcgttttaattcattcattcattcattcatgtactTCCGGGTCAGTTTGACCCATAGAGACTGTAAATTCATCATTCAGGCAGAGCCACTGGACTTTGACAGCTCTCAGGGAGCTTGGGGTTGCCAGGTTGGGGAGTTTCACGTATACCATACCGGCAAGACAGAACCTTTTAACATCTTattcaacaatttaaaaaataaaatagtttactCCAACCCTTCAAGAAAAAGCAGTCActgacaataaatgaataagaCCATAAATTACTATGCCATTATTAgtctattttattataattttacaATAGGTTTAAATAATTGCCGTTCCACAGAAGAAATATATGATAGATTGATAGGTTTTATAGGTAGCTAATGAAACGTAGCTATTATGTTCTATGGACAACATTAACGTTAGttgtctctcctttttttttttttttttttacctcatttcGTTACCTGAAACTTGTAtttgagtaatgacaataaagttgtatctcatctcatcatctctTGCTGGTATCATCCTGCAAAATGTCGCAATAGTTTTGCAAGATCTTGCAAaagtacaacttttttttcttttcttttttccatgtgCCTTTAGGGGCTCAGTACAGTTGTCCAATtcattacttgttttttttatttttagata from Solea solea chromosome 5, fSolSol10.1, whole genome shotgun sequence harbors:
- the il1fma gene encoding interleukin-1 family member A; this translates as MDLEDSRVHGGVIVIHKIHEGKHHYEVEKVMKPTKACGEKIFVRKGDKLIQINGMDLRGLPPKDLAQMLAEGNPMLTVHKASKASKTKIKEQPPSNGDILFPFFKDSTSLHFTMEMKRECEDEAQEGKGREDGAVEEEKEQEKEEVCPTETENGEKQDMFIVAMTETRISTVTGRGCSDGGVCEGCQGRGCTFHDVVMISESSKVTLVARGGGSLRCASMLNAAIENVATYQYLRHHDGQYLYPSSSPEKITIYHYKSSAVVGSGMPVVLNFTDSDSFLRCNKDEQRVSLQVETCSKQMLQHISMSDKTKLAYVFYMKSDRLHQRTFESALHSGWFIKIVNTETASDRVTIETVDGPTAENTFLFVIQPQ